TCGGGTCGAGCGCGGCATCGGCATCGCCGGCCTTGCGCTTGCGGTTGATGCGCTTGAGGATGTCCTCGGGCAGGGTGGCCGCGGCGCGGTTGACCATCGCGGTGGCGGAGGTGTGGGCGCTGCCGCGCAGCTGGCCGTCGGCGAACTGGATCGTCACCTGGCCGATCTGCTTCGATTCGAGCTGGGTGCCGGCGCGCAGCACCGTGGCGAACCACGGCAGGGTGACGGTGCGGGCCGGTCCGGCCGCAGCGCGGCGCGCCTGGACGTCGAAGCCGGCGGTCACCTGGATACGGTCGCCGCTGTCGTTGCAGTTCGCCTGGAGATTGGTGATCGTCGCGGTGACGTCGATCGCCTCGACCCGGCGCTCGGCGGGCGGATCGAACAGGGTGATGTCGCCGGTATAGGTGGGGATCGCGGCGGCCGGGCAGGCCGAGCGCGCGATCTTGAAGCCGCCACGCTCGTCGAACTCGGTGTCCTGCGCGCAGGAGGCGAGGGTCAGGGCAGCGAGCAGGATCGCGGGAGTCTTGGGGAACGGCACGGAGCGGCATCCTTCACATCGTCGTCCGGAGCGCACGCCCGGCAGTTGGCCAATCATAGGAAGCGGCTTTCGCGCAGGCAAGCAATCGCTTAAGGCGCCGCTATGACCCTTGTCCCGCTCCCCCCGCTCGACCTGCTGATCGCGGCGCCGCGCGGCTTCTGCGCGGGGGTCGACCGGGCGATCCAGATCGTCGAGCTGACGATCGAGAAATATGGCGCGCCGGTCTATGTGCGACACGAGATCGTCCATAACAAATATGTCGTCGACGATCTGAAGGCGAAGGGCGCGATCTTCGTCGAGGAACTGGACGAGGTGCCCGACGACGTGCCCGTCGTCTTCTCCGCCCATGGCGTGCCCAAGGCGGTGCCGGCCAAGGCGACCGAGCGCGGGCTCAACTTCCTCGACGCGACCTGCCCGCTGGTCTCCAAGGTCCATCGCCAGGCCGAGCGGCTGGTGAAGAACGGCCATCACATATTGTTCATCGGCCACAAGGGGCATCCCGAGGTGATCGGCACCTTCGGCCAGGTGCCCGACGGGGTGATGACCCTGGTCGAGACCGCCGCCGATGCCGAGACGGTGGCCGTGCCCGATGGCGCGCCGCTCGCCTTCCTCAGCCAGACGACCCTGTCGGTCGACGACACCGCCGAGATCATCGGCGTGCTGCGGCGCCGTTTCCCCGCCATCGCCGCGCCGCGCAGCGAGGACATCTGCTACGCCACCTCGAACCGCCAGGCGGCGGTCAAGGCGATCGCTGCGCAGTGCGACGCGATGCTGGTGATCGGCGCGCCGAACAGCTCCAACTCGCTGCGCCTCGTCGAGGTGGCCGAGCGGAACGGCGTGAAGGCGCGGCTGATCCAGCGCGCGGGCGAGGTGGATTTCGACTGGCTGGAGGGTGTCCGCACCCTCGGCATCACCGCCGGCGCCTCGGCACCGGAGATATTGGTGCGCGAGCTGGTCGAGGCGCTCGCCCAGCGCTTCGCGATCCGTGAACGCGAGGTCGAGGAGGTGACCGAGGACATGTTGTTCAAGCTGCCCCGGTCGCTGGTGGCCTGAGGAAATGGCGGTCTACACGCAGGTCTCCACCGAGGAGATGAACGCCTTCCTCCACCGCTACGACGTCGGCACGCTGCTGTCGGCCAAGGGCATCGCCGAGGGTGTCGAGAACAGCAACTACCTGATCGAGACGACCGGCGGCCGCTTCATCCTGACGCTCTACGAGAAGCGGGTGAATGTGGAGGACCTGCCCTTCTTCGCCGCGCTCACCGATCATCTCGCCGCCAAGGGCCTGAACATCCCGCGCATGTTGCGCGATCGGCGGGGCGAGCAGCTGCAGACCCTGGCCGGGCGCCCGGCCTGCCTGATCGAGTTCCTTCAGGGCGTGTCCGTGACGCATCCCACCCCGGCGCAGGCGCGCGCGGCGGGCGGGGCGCTGGGCGACATGCACAAGGCGCTGGGCGACTTCCGGCTGGGGCGCGGCAATAGCATGGGCCTTATCGCGTGGCGTAACCTCGCTGAGCGCTGCGCGCCCGACCTCGATACGATCTGCAGCGGATTGCGTAGTCGGGTGATGGGCGAACTCGACTGGCTGGAGGCTAACTGGCCGCGCCACCTGCCGACCGCCGTGATCCATGCCGATCTCTTCCCCGACAATGTGCTGATGCTCGGCGACGAGGTCAGCGGGGTGATCGACTTCTACTTCGCCTGCACCGACATACGCGCCTGGGACGTGGCGGTGACCCATGCCGCCTGGTGTTTCGAGAATGACGGCACCGGCTATCATGCCGATCTCGGCCGCGCGCTGATCGCGGGCTATGACCGACAGCATGGCCTGTCGACCGAGGAGCGGCTGGCCTTTCCGATCCTGGCGCGGGGCGCCTGCCTGCGCTTCCTGCTGACCCGCGCCTATGACTGGATCAACACCCCCGCCGATGCGCTGGTGACCCGCAAGGACCCGATCGCCTTTCTGCGCCGGCTGGATTTCTACGCCGAGGCCGATCCCGAAACGCTGGTGCCTGCCCAATGACCTTGGAAGGGGCGGGCGAGCTGCCATTCGTCGAGATCGCGACCGACGGTGCGTGCAAGGGCAATCCCGGGCCGGGCGGCTGGGGCGCGCTGCTGCGCTTCGGCGATCGCGAAAGGGAGCTGTCGGGCGCGGAGAATCCCTCGACCAACAACCGGATGGAGCTGATGGCCGCGATCAGCGGGCTGGAGGCGCTCAAGAAGCCGTGCCGGGTCAAGCTGTCGACCGACAGCCGCTATGTGATGGACGGCTTGACCAAGTGGATTCACGGCTGGCGCAAGAATGGCTGGAAGACCGCCGACAGGAAGCCGGTCAAGAATGCCGACCTGTGGCAGCGCCTGCTGGCGGCATCGGCGCCGCACCGGATCGAATGGATCTGGGTGAAGGGCCATGCCGGCCATCCCGACAATGAGCGGGCGGACAAGCTGGCGAGCGACGCCGCGCTCGGCATCTGAACGGCGCCCCCCAGCCTTCAAGGGGCCGGGCGACGGCCGTTTACCGATAGGCTACCAGCTTGCCCTTGTCGGTCATCACCAGCAGCGTGTTGTCGGCCACGATCGGCGCCTGGTAGATGGTGTCGCCCAGCTTGGTGATCGTGCCGATCTTGCCGTCCTCCAGCCCGATATTGACGATCTGCCCGAGCGTGTTGACGATGATCAGGCGCCCGCCGGCCAGCACCGGGCCGGACCAGCCGATCGGCTTGTTGCGCTTCTTGGCATCCTTGTAGCGGGTCAGCTGGGTCTGCCAGCGGATGCGGCCGCTGTTGCGGGCGATGCAGACGATCTTGGCGTCGTCGGTGACCGCGAACACCCATTCGCCCGCGACCCAGGGGGTCTCGATCCCGGCGAGGTTGATTTCCCACAGCCGCTGGCCAGTCAGGATGTCCATCGCCACCATGCGCCCGCCCTGGCCGATCGCATAGGCGCGACCCTGGTCGATCACTGGCGAGGCGTCGATGTCGACGAGGCTGGCGACCGAGGTGCTGATGCTGGTGCGCGACAGCGAGTCGTTCCAGACGGGACGGCCATTCTCATAGCGATAGGCGCTGAGCTCGCCGGAGGAGAAGCCCGCAACGACCGTGCCCTGGCCGATCGCCGGCGCGGCGACGCCGAACACCGCCGCATTCTCCAGGCTGCCGCTGGCGGTCCATATCTGTTCGCCGTTCGAGTCCTTGAGCGCGAACAGCTGGTTGTCCTGGCTCATCACATAGATAGCGTCGTTGCCGATCGAGGGGGCGCCGCGCAGCGGCCCCCCGGGCCGGACCTTCCACAGCTGGCTGCCGGTGCCCGCATCGAAGGCGGCGGCGTCGCCGACGCCATTGGTGGCATAGACCTTGCCGTTCGCGAAACTGACGCCGCCGCCGAACAGCGATGACTTGTTGCCGTCCTTGTCGCCGAGCGTCGCCGTCCATGCCGGGGCGCCGCTCCGGAGGTCGAAGGCATGGATCGTGGCATTGACGTCCATCACATAGACGCGGCCGCCGCCGACCACCGGGCCTGCGCCCAGGCGCTTCTTCGAATCCGATCCGGCGATCTTGCGGTCCCAAGCGACGCCGAGCTGCTGGCCGAGCGCGAGATGACCCATCGATTTGGCGGCGTTGCCGCCGGGCTGCGACCATTCGGGATTGACCTGCTCGGCCGGCACCGTGACCGGCACCACCTCCAGCGACGGATCGACCTCCACGCCGGTCTCGGCGGTGAGCACCGCGATCCGCTGGCCCAGCACCGGGGTCTTGGGCTTCTTGCCCTCACCGCCGCCGAAGATGCCGCAGCCGCTGAGCATGGTCGAAAGGGCCAGCGCCCCGGCCAGGGCGAAAAGCTTGCGATTCATACGGTCAATCCTTGGCAGCGGGGGCAGAGGCCGCAAGGGCGTCGACATCGACGCCCAGGCTGGTGGCGAGCCGCGCGGCACGCTGCCGCAGCGTATCGGGGGTTTCCTTGTCGCGGGCGATTTCGCCGAGCAGGCGGCCCGCCTCGGCGGCGCGCCCGGTCTGGAGCATGGCGATCGCGGTCAACTCGCCCGCGGTGCCGAAGAAGGCGTTGTCGGGCTGGGTGAGCGGCCGCATCCGGTCGATCACCTGCTGCGGCTGGAGCCCGTCATATTCGATCAGAGTCTGCCGGATCAGCGCGACATCGCGATAGGGCTGGGGCGCATCCTCGTCGCGGGCGATGCCGGCATAGATGGCGGCGGCCGCCTTGATGTCGCCCTTGTCGACGGCCAGCGCGGCGCGGGTGAACAGCGCCGAGACGCGGTAGCCGGTGCCGCCTTCCGCCACCAGCTGGTCGATCTTCCTGGCGGCGTCGGTGGTGCGGTTCGCCTGGACGTCCGCAATCAGCGCGCCCATCGTCTCGCCATTGGCCTCGCGCTTCTTCTCGGCCTCGGCGCGCCAGAACAGATAGCCGGCCAGCGCCAGCAGCAGCACCAGCACGACGACCAGCGCGATGCGGCCGTAGCGCTTCCACATGGTGATCATCTGCTCCTGCCGGAGCTGTTCGTCGACCTCGCGCAGAAAGGCTTCTTCAGTGGGCGGCGTGGAGGCCAAGCATCATCTCCGTCAGCAACAGTGCGGGCTGTATTAGCGAGCGCGGGCGTGCGGTGCCATAGCCAATACATACGCCCGATGAACGGGCGGGGTGGGCCTTCTCAACCTTTCGGCTGATAGGTCTGCTCGACGGTCGGGAAACGCCGCGCGCGCACGTCGGCGGCATAGTCGGCCACCGCATCGTCGATCTGCTGGCTGAGCTGCGCATATTTCTTCACGAAGCGCGGCACCCGGTCGAACATGCCGAGCATGTCGTCGATCACCAGCACCTGGCCGTCGCACTCCACCGAGCCGCCGATGCCGATCGTCGGCACCGCGATCGCCCTGGTGATTTCCACCGCGATTGGCTCGACCACGCCTTCGACGACCACCGCGAAGGCGCCCGCCTCGGCGATCGCCTGCGCATCGCGGATCAGCTTGGCGCGCTCCGCCTCGCTGCGCCCGCGCGCGCCATAGCCGCCCAGGATGTTGACCGCCTGCGGGGTGAGGCCGACATGGCCGACCACCGGAATGCCGCGCGCGGTGAGGAAGGCGACCGTCGGGGCCATCGCCTCGCCGCCCTCCAGCTTCACGGCGGCGGCCCCGGTCTCCTTCAGGATGCGCGCGGCGGATCGGAAGGCCTGCTCGGGGCTCTCCTCATAGCTGCCGAACGGCATGTCGATCACGACGAGGCTGTGATAGCTGCCGCGCACCACCGCCGCGCCATGCGCGATCATCATGTCGAGGCTGACCGGCACGCTCGAATCGAGCCCGTAGAGGACCTGGCCCAGGCTGTCGCCGACCAGCAGCATATCGCAATGCGGGTCTAGGATCTGCGCCATGCGGATCGTGTAGGCGGTGAGCACCACCACCGGCGTCTTGCCCTTGGCATCGCGGATCGCGGGCACGGTGAGGCGCCGCATCGGCGCCGGGGTGGGATGCGCGCGGCTGGTGGCGGTGTCGATCTGGAAGGTGGACATTGTTGGTTGGCCCTCAATTGCCGGGCGCGAGGCATCCGCCTCGCTCGGCTTTCCTCGCAATAAGCTCGGGCGGCCATTCGGCCTTGCGGGACACTGGCGTGTCCCGACGCCGATCTCAAGGTCGGACTTCAAGAGGCTCGAAGAGGCAAGCGCGAAAAGCGCGTCCGAGCTTATTGCGAGGAAAGCCAAGCCGGGCGGATGCCCGGCGCCCGGCGCCTGAGGGCTAAATCATACCAAGAGCGGCCATGTAGGTTTCGAGGATCATTGCCTCTTCCTCATGCTCGCCCTTCTTCTTCTTGCGGATGGCGAGCAGCTTGCGGACGATCTTGGTGTCGTAGCCGCGGCCCTTCATCTCCGACATCACGTCCTTGATATCGTCGGCGATGCCCTTCTTCTCTTCCTCGAGACGCTCGACCCGTTCGACGAACAGGCGCAGCTCCTGCGCGGCGATGCTGCCCTTGTCTTCGGTCGTGTCGGCTTCGGCCATGATTCGCTGGTTCCTCGATAAAGCGTGAAGGCGCAAGGCTGTAGAGGCAGGCGCGGATAGGCTCAACGGGGAATCGATCGGGCCGGTGGGGGCGGGAATCTGATGCGGCGGCGGGGGCGGGGCCGAACCGGCGAAATGCTACATTCCGGCGACGGAAAGACTTGCCATGAAAGGGGTTCCTTCTACCTAGGGCCCTCCCCAGGAACAGGAACCCTATCGTGGACAGCCAGCTCTCCCCCCGCCAGCGCAAGGTGCGCGTGCTCGCGACGCTGGGCCCGGCAAGCGCGACGCCTGAGATGATCGGCCGGCTGTTCCGGGCCGGCGCCGACGCCTTCCGGATCAACATGAGTCATGGCGGGCATGACGACAAGATTCCCGTCATCCAGGCGATCCGCGCGATGGAGAAGGATTTTGGGCGCGCGACCACGATCCTGTTCGACCTGCAGGGCCCGAAGCTGCGGGTCGGCAAGTTCAAGGACGGATCGATCCAGCTGCCGACCGGCCACGCCTTCACCCTCGATCGCGATCCGACGCCGGGCGACCTGCACCGGGTCGAGCTGCCCCACCGCGAGATTTTCGAGGCGCTGACATCGGGCACCCGGCTGCTGCTCGACGACGGCAAGCTGGTGCTGCGCGTCCGCCATGTCCATGCCGACCGGATCGAGACGCTGGTCGAGGTCGGCGGAGCGCTGTCGAACAGCAAGGGCCTCAACGTCCCCGACGTGATCGTGCCGATGGCGGCGCTGACCGAGAAGGACCGCCGCGACCTGACCTTCGCCTGCGATCATGGCGCCGACTGGATCGCGCTGAGCTTCGTCCAGCGGCCCGAGGATGTGGCGGAAGCGCGGCGGCTGATCGGCGGCAAGGCGGCGCTGCTCGCCAAGATCGAGAAGCCGGCGGCGGTCGAGCGGCTCGAGGAGATATTGGAGCTGGCCGACGCGGTGATGGTCGCGCGCGGCGATCTGGGTGTCGAGCTGCCGCCCGAGCGGGTGCCGCCGATGCAGAAGCGCATCGTCGAGACGGCGCGGCGGATGGGCCGGCCGGTCGTGGTCGCGACCCAGATGCTCGAATCGATGATCCAGTCGCCCAGCCCGACCCGCGCCGAGGTGTCCGACGTCGCCACCGCGATCTACGACGGTGCCGACGCGGTGATGCTGTCGGCCGAATCGGCGAGCGGGCAATGGCCCGAGGAAGCGGTGACAATGATGAACGCCATCGCCATGTCGGTGGAAAGCGACCCCGGCTATGCCGCGCGGCTCCACTTCACCGAAACCCAGCCCGACGCAACCACCGCCGACGCGCTGGCCGAGGCGGCGGCGCGGATCGCCGACACCGTCTCGGCGAGCCTGATCATCTGCTTCACCCTGTCGGGATCGACCGCGCGGCGCATCGCTCGGGAGCGGCCCTCGGTGCCGCTGATGGTGCTGACCCCCAAGCTTGCCACCGCGCGGCGGATGGGCATATTGTGGGGCAGTCATGCGGTGCGCACCCGCGATGTCGCCAGCTTCGAGGAAATGGTCGCCAAGGCCAAGCGCATGGCGCTGCGCCAGCAGCTCGCCAGGGCCGGCGACCGCGTCGTCATCGTCGCCGGTGTCCCCTTCGGCACGCCAGGCTCGACCAACATGATCCATGTCGTCCGCCTGACCGGCGACGAACTGAAGGGCTATGGGGACTGATCCCCGCCTGATTCCAAAGGCGGCGCCCCGGAGGGAGGGGAAGGGGCGCCGCCCTTTCCGGCCCGATGGTTTCGGGCCGGAACCTGTTGCCGGAACGTCAGTGCCGGCCGAACGCATCCTCGATGCTGACATAGCCGACCACCGCCATGAACAGCGCGGCCGCGGCGAGCGGGAGGATGAAATAATGGTCTCCGATGAAGCCGAGCATGGGGCTGTCTCCTTGTCTGATGCCCCGGTTGTGTGCGGCGGCGCGGCTTTGCGCTTTGACCGCGGTCAAAATGGGTTCGATTCCGCCGCCGCCATGCTTATGGTGCCGGCATGGAGGCGATTGATATCTGTGCCGATTGCGGGGTGCGTGACCGGGCGCTGTGCGGCAGCCTGAGCGATGCCGAGCTGGCGACGCTCAACCGGCTGGGCCGGCGCCGGCATGTCGCACGCGACGAGACGATCGCCTGGGCGGGCGACGACAATATCGTCTGCGCCAACCTGCTCTCGGGCGTGCTCAAGCTGTCGGCGGCCGCCACCGATGGGCGCGAGCAGACGGTGGGGCTGCTCTACCCGGCCGATTTCGTCGGCACGCCCTTCGCCGAGCAGGTCGACTTCACCATCACCGCGCTGACCGATGCCGAGCTGTGCGTCTTCCCGCGCGAGCCGTTCGAACGGGTGCTGGGCGACCATGCCGCGATGGAACGCCTTCTCCTCCAGCGGGTGCTCGCCGCGCTCGGCGAGGCGCGCGGCCGGATGTTCAGCCTCGCGCGCGGATCGGCGGGGGAGAAGGTCGCCGGCTTCCTGCTCGACATGGCCCGCCGTGCCGCGACCAGCGGCTGCCGCGCGACC
The sequence above is drawn from the Rhizorhabdus dicambivorans genome and encodes:
- the ispH gene encoding 4-hydroxy-3-methylbut-2-enyl diphosphate reductase produces the protein MTLVPLPPLDLLIAAPRGFCAGVDRAIQIVELTIEKYGAPVYVRHEIVHNKYVVDDLKAKGAIFVEELDEVPDDVPVVFSAHGVPKAVPAKATERGLNFLDATCPLVSKVHRQAERLVKNGHHILFIGHKGHPEVIGTFGQVPDGVMTLVETAADAETVAVPDGAPLAFLSQTTLSVDDTAEIIGVLRRRFPAIAAPRSEDICYATSNRQAAVKAIAAQCDAMLVIGAPNSSNSLRLVEVAERNGVKARLIQRAGEVDFDWLEGVRTLGITAGASAPEILVRELVEALAQRFAIREREVEEVTEDMLFKLPRSLVA
- the thrB gene encoding homoserine kinase, which codes for MAVYTQVSTEEMNAFLHRYDVGTLLSAKGIAEGVENSNYLIETTGGRFILTLYEKRVNVEDLPFFAALTDHLAAKGLNIPRMLRDRRGEQLQTLAGRPACLIEFLQGVSVTHPTPAQARAAGGALGDMHKALGDFRLGRGNSMGLIAWRNLAERCAPDLDTICSGLRSRVMGELDWLEANWPRHLPTAVIHADLFPDNVLMLGDEVSGVIDFYFACTDIRAWDVAVTHAAWCFENDGTGYHADLGRALIAGYDRQHGLSTEERLAFPILARGACLRFLLTRAYDWINTPADALVTRKDPIAFLRRLDFYAEADPETLVPAQ
- the rnhA gene encoding ribonuclease HI; amino-acid sequence: MTLEGAGELPFVEIATDGACKGNPGPGGWGALLRFGDRERELSGAENPSTNNRMELMAAISGLEALKKPCRVKLSTDSRYVMDGLTKWIHGWRKNGWKTADRKPVKNADLWQRLLAASAPHRIEWIWVKGHAGHPDNERADKLASDAALGI
- a CDS encoding PQQ-like beta-propeller repeat protein, with protein sequence MNRKLFALAGALALSTMLSGCGIFGGGEGKKPKTPVLGQRIAVLTAETGVEVDPSLEVVPVTVPAEQVNPEWSQPGGNAAKSMGHLALGQQLGVAWDRKIAGSDSKKRLGAGPVVGGGRVYVMDVNATIHAFDLRSGAPAWTATLGDKDGNKSSLFGGGVSFANGKVYATNGVGDAAAFDAGTGSQLWKVRPGGPLRGAPSIGNDAIYVMSQDNQLFALKDSNGEQIWTASGSLENAAVFGVAAPAIGQGTVVAGFSSGELSAYRYENGRPVWNDSLSRTSISTSVASLVDIDASPVIDQGRAYAIGQGGRMVAMDILTGQRLWEINLAGIETPWVAGEWVFAVTDDAKIVCIARNSGRIRWQTQLTRYKDAKKRNKPIGWSGPVLAGGRLIIVNTLGQIVNIGLEDGKIGTITKLGDTIYQAPIVADNTLLVMTDKGKLVAYR
- a CDS encoding tetratricopeptide repeat protein, which produces MASTPPTEEAFLREVDEQLRQEQMITMWKRYGRIALVVVLVLLLALAGYLFWRAEAEKKREANGETMGALIADVQANRTTDAARKIDQLVAEGGTGYRVSALFTRAALAVDKGDIKAAAAIYAGIARDEDAPQPYRDVALIRQTLIEYDGLQPQQVIDRMRPLTQPDNAFFGTAGELTAIAMLQTGRAAEAGRLLGEIARDKETPDTLRQRAARLATSLGVDVDALAASAPAAKD
- the panB gene encoding 3-methyl-2-oxobutanoate hydroxymethyltransferase; protein product: MSTFQIDTATSRAHPTPAPMRRLTVPAIRDAKGKTPVVVLTAYTIRMAQILDPHCDMLLVGDSLGQVLYGLDSSVPVSLDMMIAHGAAVVRGSYHSLVVIDMPFGSYEESPEQAFRSAARILKETGAAAVKLEGGEAMAPTVAFLTARGIPVVGHVGLTPQAVNILGGYGARGRSEAERAKLIRDAQAIAEAGAFAVVVEGVVEPIAVEITRAIAVPTIGIGGSVECDGQVLVIDDMLGMFDRVPRFVKKYAQLSQQIDDAVADYAADVRARRFPTVEQTYQPKG
- a CDS encoding DUF2312 domain-containing protein → MAEADTTEDKGSIAAQELRLFVERVERLEEEKKGIADDIKDVMSEMKGRGYDTKIVRKLLAIRKKKKGEHEEEAMILETYMAALGMI
- the pyk gene encoding pyruvate kinase produces the protein MDSQLSPRQRKVRVLATLGPASATPEMIGRLFRAGADAFRINMSHGGHDDKIPVIQAIRAMEKDFGRATTILFDLQGPKLRVGKFKDGSIQLPTGHAFTLDRDPTPGDLHRVELPHREIFEALTSGTRLLLDDGKLVLRVRHVHADRIETLVEVGGALSNSKGLNVPDVIVPMAALTEKDRRDLTFACDHGADWIALSFVQRPEDVAEARRLIGGKAALLAKIEKPAAVERLEEILELADAVMVARGDLGVELPPERVPPMQKRIVETARRMGRPVVVATQMLESMIQSPSPTRAEVSDVATAIYDGADAVMLSAESASGQWPEEAVTMMNAIAMSVESDPGYAARLHFTETQPDATTADALAEAAARIADTVSASLIICFTLSGSTARRIARERPSVPLMVLTPKLATARRMGILWGSHAVRTRDVASFEEMVAKAKRMALRQQLARAGDRVVIVAGVPFGTPGSTNMIHVVRLTGDELKGYGD
- a CDS encoding Crp/Fnr family transcriptional regulator; amino-acid sequence: MEAIDICADCGVRDRALCGSLSDAELATLNRLGRRRHVARDETIAWAGDDNIVCANLLSGVLKLSAAATDGREQTVGLLYPADFVGTPFAEQVDFTITALTDAELCVFPREPFERVLGDHAAMERLLLQRVLAALGEARGRMFSLARGSAGEKVAGFLLDMARRAATSGCRATPQGPLTFDLPLSRGETAAVLGLTIETASRQIRKLERDQIIALPGGRAVTILDMAALEARAQA